A genomic region of Corallococcus soli contains the following coding sequences:
- a CDS encoding sodium-translocating pyrophosphatase has translation MELSSLESNFWTVAPGVIGAVGLLFSAFFYFRVKGLPEGDATMNRIAGYIREGAMAFLVREYKVLAVYCAVIAVIIGLTLGWLASASFVLGAFLSLLAGYIGMKAATFANVRTAQAARTGSKPNALLVALDGGAVMGLAVAGLGLVGMGGVYYAFQGNEHLAPILHSFAVGASSIALFARVGGGIYTKAADVGSDIAGKVIENIPEDDPRNPGVIADNVGDNVGDVAGMGADIYESMVAALVAAMAIALTANAADLSRLVVDPSATGLARVAGVVLPLVLSAVGLVVSLLSIFIARALKHMNPAQVLRSALIMPPVILVGLSFVMMNVFGLSQAITVALAAGAFGGAIIGLVTDYYTSSTPVQRIAEASITGAGTNLIRGLAVGMESVGISMATIALVAYIADRALGLYGIAMAAVGMLGGTAVVMTVDAYGPISDNAGGISEMSGLGPEVRAITDELDAVGNTTAAIGKGFAIGSATLTVIALFSAFNLEVNHTRLAAGLPEMSLLLTNPNVIVGMLLGSILPFLVGASTMLAVGRAAGAIVEEIGRQFREIPGLMELKADPDPKKIVDIATKSALREMIFPGLIAIVAPPLVGYVLGPSALAGLLAGALVVGATMALYMANAGGAWDNAKKYIEKGKLPGHAKGSAVHKAAVVGDMVGDPFKDTSGPGVAILIKVMSVVSLLVASLIALR, from the coding sequence ATGGAGTTGTCGAGTCTCGAGTCGAATTTCTGGACAGTCGCACCGGGCGTCATCGGCGCCGTGGGGCTGCTCTTCTCTGCGTTCTTCTACTTCCGCGTCAAGGGCCTCCCCGAGGGTGACGCGACCATGAACCGCATCGCGGGCTACATCCGCGAAGGCGCGATGGCGTTCCTCGTGCGCGAGTACAAGGTGCTCGCGGTCTACTGCGCGGTCATCGCGGTGATCATCGGCCTGACGCTGGGATGGCTGGCGAGCGCGAGCTTCGTGCTGGGCGCGTTCCTGTCGCTGCTCGCGGGCTACATCGGCATGAAGGCCGCGACGTTCGCGAACGTGCGCACCGCGCAGGCCGCGCGCACCGGCTCCAAGCCGAACGCGCTCCTGGTCGCCCTGGATGGCGGCGCCGTGATGGGACTCGCCGTCGCCGGCCTGGGCCTCGTCGGCATGGGCGGGGTCTACTACGCGTTCCAGGGCAATGAGCACCTGGCCCCCATCCTCCACTCCTTCGCCGTGGGCGCGAGCTCCATCGCGCTCTTCGCGCGCGTGGGCGGCGGCATCTACACCAAGGCCGCGGACGTCGGCTCCGACATCGCGGGCAAGGTCATCGAGAACATCCCCGAGGACGACCCGCGCAACCCCGGCGTCATCGCCGACAACGTGGGCGACAACGTGGGCGACGTGGCCGGCATGGGCGCGGACATCTACGAGTCCATGGTGGCCGCGCTCGTCGCCGCGATGGCGATCGCGCTGACCGCGAATGCGGCGGACCTCTCCCGCCTCGTGGTGGACCCCTCGGCGACGGGGCTCGCGAGGGTGGCGGGCGTGGTGCTCCCGCTCGTGCTGTCCGCCGTCGGTCTGGTGGTCAGCCTGCTGAGCATCTTCATCGCGCGCGCGCTCAAGCACATGAACCCCGCGCAGGTCCTGCGCAGCGCCCTCATCATGCCCCCCGTCATCCTGGTGGGCCTGTCGTTCGTGATGATGAACGTGTTCGGCCTCTCCCAGGCCATCACGGTGGCGCTGGCGGCGGGCGCCTTCGGTGGTGCCATCATCGGCCTCGTCACGGACTACTACACGTCGTCCACGCCGGTGCAGCGCATCGCGGAGGCCTCCATCACGGGCGCGGGCACGAACCTCATCCGCGGCCTCGCCGTCGGCATGGAGAGCGTCGGCATCTCGATGGCCACCATCGCGCTGGTGGCCTACATCGCGGACCGGGCGCTCGGCCTGTACGGCATCGCGATGGCGGCGGTCGGCATGCTGGGCGGCACGGCCGTCGTGATGACGGTGGACGCCTACGGCCCCATCTCGGACAACGCGGGCGGCATCTCGGAGATGTCGGGACTCGGCCCTGAAGTGCGCGCCATCACCGACGAGCTGGACGCGGTGGGCAACACCACGGCGGCCATCGGCAAGGGCTTCGCCATCGGCTCGGCGACGCTCACCGTCATCGCGCTCTTCTCCGCGTTCAACCTGGAGGTCAACCACACGCGGCTGGCCGCCGGCCTGCCGGAGATGAGCCTGCTGCTGACCAACCCGAACGTCATCGTGGGCATGCTGCTGGGCTCCATCCTGCCGTTCCTGGTGGGCGCCTCGACGATGCTCGCCGTGGGCCGCGCCGCCGGTGCCATCGTCGAGGAGATTGGCCGCCAGTTCCGTGAGATTCCGGGCCTGATGGAGCTCAAGGCGGATCCGGACCCCAAGAAGATCGTCGACATCGCGACCAAGAGCGCGCTGCGCGAGATGATCTTCCCGGGCCTCATCGCCATCGTCGCCCCGCCGCTGGTGGGCTACGTGCTGGGGCCCTCCGCGCTCGCGGGCCTCCTGGCGGGCGCGCTCGTCGTCGGCGCCACCATGGCCCTCTACATGGCCAACGCGGGTGGCGCGTGGGACAACGCCAAGAAGTACATCGAGAAGGGCAAGCTGCCGGGCCACGCGAAGGGCTCGGCGGTCCACAAGGCCGCCGTCGTCGGCGACATGGTGGGTGACCCGTTCAAGGACACCTCCGGCCCTGGCGTCGCCATCCTGATCAAGGTCATGAGCGTCGTCTCGCTGCTCGTGGCCTCGCTCATCGCGCTCAGGTAG
- a CDS encoding transglycosylase SLT domain-containing protein — MSGPRAQGCLGAKSGANLASQLQQDGFSAGPQQGAEFKQFMEGLNEVVKGLQQLTQMLQGLGEAPSLGGEDGVAAPSGASSAGGPSSAGGPSSAGDSYQAGPATAAGSAGEAPKGQVGDWIKEAQQLLAAAGVPADKMNAQDIAKIIEHESSGNPNAINNWDSNAQKGTPSIGLMQTIQPTFDAHKLPGHDDIRNPVDNIVAAVRYAVDRYGSVSDTPGIKALNGGSGYVGY, encoded by the coding sequence GTGTCCGGTCCCCGCGCTCAGGGGTGCCTCGGCGCGAAGTCCGGAGCGAACCTGGCGTCCCAGCTCCAGCAGGATGGCTTCAGCGCGGGCCCCCAGCAGGGGGCTGAGTTCAAGCAGTTCATGGAGGGCCTCAACGAGGTGGTGAAGGGGCTGCAGCAGCTCACCCAGATGCTCCAGGGGCTCGGTGAGGCCCCCTCCCTGGGCGGCGAGGACGGCGTCGCGGCGCCGTCGGGTGCGTCCAGCGCGGGCGGCCCGTCGAGCGCGGGCGGTCCGTCGAGCGCGGGTGATTCGTACCAGGCCGGCCCCGCCACTGCCGCCGGCTCCGCGGGTGAGGCTCCGAAGGGCCAGGTGGGTGATTGGATCAAGGAGGCCCAGCAGCTGCTCGCCGCCGCGGGCGTTCCGGCCGACAAGATGAACGCCCAGGACATCGCCAAGATCATCGAGCACGAGTCCAGCGGCAACCCGAACGCCATCAACAACTGGGACTCCAACGCGCAGAAGGGCACGCCTTCCATCGGCCTGATGCAGACCATCCAGCCGACGTTCGACGCGCACAAGCTCCCCGGCCACGACGACATCCGCAACCCGGTGGACAACATCGTCGCGGCCGTGCGCTACGCGGTGGATCGCTACGGCTCCGTGTCCGACACCCCGGGCATCAAGGCGCTCAACGGCGGCAGCGGCTACGTCGGCTACTAG
- a CDS encoding TonB-dependent receptor — protein sequence MSPNLKARSALAAASLLLATPVLAQAPRSGAPPAEAVPPSPPEGTAPAQAQPTMTKPPELVQQVEAVYPPEALAEGLTASVRLIITIAADGTVSDVLPTEPAGHGFDEAALAAVRQFRFSPAEVDGVPAPVQVEYVYHFTLAAPPQEASGPEQVQAAPKATLTGQLISRGSRSRVPGATVRCGDDPEAPEATSDADGRFTLEVPPGECAVRVVASGFQLYQTKEQLQENETTEVNFFLAPSAGALETVVRSERPKKEVVRRTITRQEAQRTPGTFGDPIRVIQTLPGVARAPFISGELLVRGSNPGQTATMMDGVRIPILFHLLGGPSVVNAEFIDQLDFFPGGYGSQYGRAVGGIVEVGTRKGAADTFHGSVKVDVLDAGFFLEAPITDGISVAAAARRSYIDTLLPLFLPKSEGSTLSVVPRYWDYQVRVDFGAKRGARSEEEAQAQAGGARSTGYVMAFGSDDQLRVVSSGPETERDLSVDTQTLFHRIKGDWTYRKGALTSVFTPYVGYDANSFKFGDAKQEGVGYTLGAREVLGLELSSSLTVRTGLDLVYEHQSFDVQFPAPENFEYVAFPGAESVGELLVEKIGLGSFDGALFVEADLKVGKFTFTPGVRGNLQRAGDARNLALDPRLWVSFAATERTNLKGSLGLYSQPAETFRFISLPYGNPDLIYQRAFQSSLGVDHRLTDVLNVDVTGFFNRRYNNIAAPGQIVSRPGGGVVRLPYSNEGIGRALGLEVMVKKNRASATDKWSGWLSYTFSRSLDGRAGPNPDGGGGFGGSFGGNGDETYGLSAFDQTHILTLVSSYVLGNGWELGGRFRYTTGRPTTPLNHTFDLYQADRNRFNGTYGPYASARTAGFHQLDMRLDKSWQFQSWTLGAYIDVQNLYNAENVEFVFNDYRQRREYEVPGIPILPVVGVKGSF from the coding sequence ATGTCCCCGAACCTGAAAGCCCGAAGCGCGCTCGCCGCGGCCTCGCTCCTGCTGGCGACACCGGTGCTCGCGCAGGCACCACGGAGCGGCGCGCCGCCCGCGGAGGCCGTGCCCCCGTCGCCGCCCGAGGGCACCGCGCCCGCGCAAGCCCAGCCCACGATGACGAAGCCCCCGGAGCTGGTGCAGCAGGTGGAGGCCGTGTATCCGCCCGAGGCACTCGCGGAGGGGCTCACCGCGTCCGTGCGGCTCATCATCACCATCGCCGCGGACGGCACCGTGTCGGACGTGCTGCCCACGGAGCCCGCCGGCCATGGCTTCGACGAGGCGGCCCTCGCGGCGGTGCGCCAGTTCCGCTTCTCGCCCGCGGAGGTGGACGGCGTGCCCGCGCCGGTGCAGGTGGAGTACGTCTACCACTTCACCCTCGCCGCTCCGCCGCAGGAGGCCTCCGGACCGGAGCAGGTCCAGGCGGCGCCGAAGGCCACGCTCACCGGACAGCTGATCTCCCGCGGCAGCCGCTCGCGGGTGCCCGGCGCCACCGTGCGCTGCGGTGACGACCCGGAAGCTCCCGAGGCCACCTCGGACGCGGATGGCCGCTTCACCCTCGAAGTGCCGCCCGGCGAGTGCGCGGTGCGCGTGGTGGCGTCCGGCTTCCAGCTCTACCAGACGAAGGAGCAGCTCCAGGAGAACGAGACGACGGAGGTGAACTTCTTCCTCGCCCCCTCCGCCGGCGCGCTGGAGACGGTGGTGCGCTCCGAGCGGCCGAAGAAGGAGGTCGTGCGCCGGACCATCACCCGCCAGGAGGCGCAGCGGACGCCGGGCACCTTCGGAGACCCCATCCGCGTCATCCAGACCCTGCCGGGCGTGGCGCGCGCGCCCTTCATCTCTGGTGAGCTGCTGGTGCGCGGCTCCAACCCCGGCCAGACGGCGACGATGATGGACGGGGTCCGCATCCCCATCCTCTTCCACCTGCTCGGCGGCCCCTCGGTGGTGAACGCCGAGTTCATCGACCAGCTCGACTTCTTCCCGGGCGGCTACGGCAGCCAGTACGGCCGCGCGGTGGGCGGGATCGTGGAGGTCGGCACGCGCAAGGGCGCCGCCGACACGTTCCATGGCTCGGTGAAGGTGGACGTGCTGGACGCGGGCTTCTTCCTGGAGGCGCCCATCACGGACGGCATCAGCGTGGCCGCCGCCGCGCGGCGCTCGTACATCGACACGCTGCTGCCCCTCTTCCTGCCCAAGAGCGAGGGCAGCACGCTGTCCGTGGTGCCCCGCTACTGGGACTACCAGGTGCGCGTGGACTTCGGCGCGAAGCGGGGCGCCCGCTCGGAAGAGGAGGCCCAGGCCCAGGCGGGCGGCGCGCGCAGCACTGGCTACGTCATGGCCTTCGGCAGCGACGACCAGCTGCGGGTGGTGTCCTCGGGCCCGGAGACGGAGCGGGACCTGTCGGTGGACACGCAGACCCTCTTCCACCGCATCAAGGGCGACTGGACATACCGCAAGGGCGCGCTCACCTCCGTCTTCACGCCGTACGTGGGCTACGACGCCAACAGCTTCAAGTTCGGCGACGCGAAGCAGGAGGGCGTGGGCTACACGTTGGGCGCGCGCGAGGTGCTGGGCCTGGAGCTGTCCTCCTCGCTCACCGTGCGCACGGGCCTGGACCTCGTCTACGAGCACCAGTCCTTCGACGTGCAGTTCCCCGCCCCGGAGAACTTCGAGTACGTGGCCTTCCCCGGCGCCGAGTCCGTGGGCGAGCTGCTGGTGGAGAAGATTGGCCTCGGCTCCTTCGACGGCGCGCTCTTCGTGGAGGCGGACCTGAAGGTGGGCAAGTTCACCTTCACCCCGGGCGTTCGCGGCAACCTCCAGCGCGCGGGCGACGCGCGGAACCTGGCGCTGGATCCGCGGCTGTGGGTGAGCTTCGCGGCCACCGAGCGCACCAACCTCAAGGGCTCGCTCGGCCTCTACAGCCAGCCGGCGGAGACGTTCCGCTTCATCAGCCTGCCGTACGGCAACCCGGACCTCATCTACCAGCGCGCGTTCCAGAGCAGCCTCGGCGTGGACCACCGCCTGACGGACGTGCTCAACGTGGACGTGACGGGCTTCTTCAACCGCCGCTACAACAACATCGCGGCGCCCGGGCAGATCGTCTCGCGCCCGGGGGGAGGCGTGGTCCGGCTGCCGTACTCCAACGAGGGCATCGGCCGCGCCCTGGGGTTGGAGGTCATGGTGAAGAAGAACCGCGCGTCCGCGACGGACAAGTGGTCCGGCTGGCTGTCATACACCTTCAGTCGCTCGCTCGACGGGCGCGCGGGCCCCAACCCCGACGGTGGTGGAGGCTTCGGTGGGAGCTTCGGTGGCAACGGTGATGAGACGTACGGCCTCAGTGCCTTTGATCAGACGCACATCCTCACGCTGGTGAGCAGCTATGTGCTGGGCAATGGCTGGGAGCTGGGCGGGCGCTTCCGCTACACCACCGGCCGTCCGACGACGCCGCTCAACCACACGTTCGACCTGTACCAGGCGGACCGCAACCGCTTCAACGGCACGTATGGCCCGTATGCCTCCGCGCGCACGGCAGGTTTCCACCAGCTCGACATGCGGCTGGACAAGAGCTGGCAATTCCAGAGCTGGACGCTGGGGGCCTACATCGACGTGCAGAACCTCTACAACGCGGAGAACGTCGAGTTCGTCTTCAACGACTACCGGCAGCGCCGGGAGTACGAGGTGCCCGGCATCCCCATCCTCCCCGTGGTGGGCGTGAAAGGAAGCTTCTGA